A stretch of the Terriglobales bacterium genome encodes the following:
- a CDS encoding response regulator, with product MNLDSLLVCRDSATLRTLRQVLEENNFGIRLFSESAAALKAVGETRFDAVVVDCGVEGAGEVLKQLRSSRPNRNTIAFAISDGATPVAGSFQAGAHFVLRKPVSAEWMARNLRAALGPMLGERRRYFRHKLEVPVVLTDGGKEILANTSNLSEGGMAVHTRGHGNPPAVVNFKFELPGTGRSISGKGEVVWADAQGMAGIRFRTLAEGCQAVLEQWLNSRPPQKSF from the coding sequence ATGAACCTGGACTCGCTCCTGGTGTGCCGGGATTCCGCTACGCTGCGGACGCTGCGGCAGGTGCTGGAAGAGAACAACTTCGGGATCCGACTTTTCTCCGAATCCGCCGCCGCCCTGAAGGCCGTGGGCGAAACCCGCTTCGACGCCGTGGTGGTCGACTGCGGGGTGGAGGGCGCGGGAGAGGTGCTCAAGCAGTTGCGCAGCAGCCGCCCCAACCGCAACACCATCGCCTTCGCCATCAGCGACGGGGCCACCCCGGTCGCCGGCTCCTTCCAGGCGGGAGCGCATTTCGTGCTCCGCAAGCCGGTTTCAGCGGAATGGATGGCGCGGAACCTGCGTGCCGCGCTGGGCCCCATGCTGGGCGAACGCCGGCGCTACTTCCGCCACAAGCTGGAGGTACCGGTGGTGCTCACTGACGGGGGCAAGGAGATCCTGGCCAATACCAGCAACCTGAGCGAAGGCGGAATGGCCGTACACACCCGCGGCCACGGCAACCCGCCGGCGGTGGTCAACTTCAAGTTCGAGTTGCCGGGGACGGGGCGCTCCATCTCCGGCAAGGGTGAGGTGGTCTGGGCGGACGCGCAGGGCATGGCGGGGATCCGCTTCCGCACTCTGGCGGAGGGCTGCCAGGCCGTCCTCGAGCAGTGGCTGAATTCCCGCCCCCCGCAAAAGTCCTTCTGA